In Vibrio sp. STUT-A11, a genomic segment contains:
- the rne gene encoding ribonuclease E, translating to MKRMLINATQKEELRVALVDGQRLFDLDIESPGHESKKANIYKGRITRIEPSLEAAFVDYGAERHGFLPLKEIAREYFPEGYTYQGRPSIKEVLTEGQEVIVQVEKEERGSKGAALTTFISLAGSYLVLMPNNPRAGGISRRIEGDERTQLKAALSTLELPQGMGLIVRTAGVGKSAEELEWDLNVLLNHWGAIKGAADSNPAPFLIHQESNVIVRAIRDYLRRDIGEILIDSNTIYERAKAHIQLVRPDFINRVKKYDGEVPLFSHYQIESQIESAFQREVRLPSGGSIVIDPTEALTSIDINSARATKGGDIEETALNTNLEAADEIARQLRLRDLGGLVVIDFIDMTPVRHQREVENRLREAVRLDRARVQIGRISRFGLLEMSRQRLSPSLAEASHHICPRCSGTGVVRDNESLALSVLRLIEEEALKDNTAQVLAVVPVPIASYLLNEKRRSVNHIERIQEVKITVVPNSDMETPHFEVIRVREGEEFDLISYLLPKKLEALKEAEGKEPVETDVKPKRLEEPVLKGFAAPSQSAPAPASKPAPVAKKKESEEVKKEASPGLFSRLFKALGSFLFGGSQEVKEEPKQQEEKKPSRDNKRNKRDRNDRRRSNQRDNRDNRDNRDNRDNRRRRKPRDEQATEQNNTQQQQATGNKQQNRNQKRKPRAQQAENAQEQKPNAKVAEKGLQLAAEARSETKPESSKAKPNANAKTEKVKERRQRRKLNKSVRVKDQQAAEQAEETLVKATESVEAPAEKPVVEAVETQQEGKQAESKQRRNRRSPRHLRASGQRRRRGRDRRPNPFRLRKGGVASPEMAMGKVMPRYVPKPAPKKEERVKEEAVAAAVPTMQGGFACPEMAMGKVIVRRELPVVAEPKAQEAVKVEAPVIEPMVSEPAVVEKAPATPIVEEKAPVVEVTEPVAETTTTEQPVEPVVEAVAETTETVEEVKTPAPAEVQEIVVDVTKAVAKPNASAPMTKAPGPQELREIEVAAAPFKADRYQPKGAGSQVAKNRASAAMTKPNFN from the coding sequence AGTAATTGTACAAGTGGAAAAAGAGGAACGTGGTAGCAAGGGCGCCGCTCTGACTACTTTCATTTCTCTAGCAGGTAGCTACCTTGTTCTTATGCCTAATAACCCTCGTGCTGGCGGTATCTCTCGCCGTATCGAAGGTGACGAGCGTACTCAACTAAAAGCGGCATTAAGTACATTAGAACTGCCACAAGGCATGGGTCTGATCGTGCGTACCGCAGGTGTTGGTAAGAGTGCAGAAGAACTTGAATGGGATTTGAACGTACTACTAAACCATTGGGGAGCGATCAAAGGTGCAGCAGACTCTAACCCTGCTCCATTCCTGATCCACCAGGAAAGTAACGTTATTGTTCGTGCAATCCGTGACTATTTACGTCGTGATATTGGTGAAATCCTCATCGATAGCAACACCATTTATGAGCGTGCAAAAGCGCACATTCAATTGGTTCGCCCTGATTTTATTAACCGCGTTAAGAAATACGACGGCGAAGTGCCACTGTTCAGCCACTACCAAATCGAAAGCCAGATTGAATCTGCTTTCCAGCGTGAAGTCCGCCTGCCATCTGGTGGTTCAATTGTTATCGACCCAACAGAAGCATTGACTTCTATCGATATCAACTCTGCTCGCGCAACTAAGGGCGGTGATATCGAAGAGACGGCACTGAATACTAACTTAGAAGCAGCCGATGAGATCGCTCGTCAGCTACGCCTACGTGACCTGGGTGGTCTGGTGGTTATCGACTTTATCGATATGACACCTGTTCGCCACCAGCGTGAAGTCGAAAACCGTCTGCGTGAGGCCGTTCGTTTAGACCGTGCTCGCGTACAAATTGGCCGTATCTCTCGTTTCGGTTTGTTGGAGATGTCTCGTCAACGTTTGAGCCCTTCTCTTGCAGAAGCGAGCCACCACATTTGTCCACGTTGTAGTGGTACAGGTGTTGTACGTGACAACGAATCTCTGGCACTTTCTGTTCTTCGTTTAATCGAAGAGGAAGCACTGAAAGACAATACTGCGCAAGTATTGGCTGTCGTTCCAGTACCAATCGCTTCTTACCTATTGAACGAAAAACGTCGCTCGGTTAACCATATCGAACGCATTCAAGAAGTGAAAATTACGGTTGTTCCTAACTCTGATATGGAAACACCGCACTTCGAAGTTATTCGTGTCCGTGAAGGCGAAGAGTTTGATCTGATTTCTTACCTACTTCCTAAGAAACTGGAAGCGTTGAAAGAAGCGGAAGGTAAAGAACCAGTAGAAACAGACGTTAAACCTAAGCGACTAGAAGAACCAGTACTTAAGGGCTTTGCTGCACCTTCACAATCTGCACCTGCTCCAGCTTCTAAACCAGCACCAGTGGCGAAGAAGAAGGAAAGCGAGGAAGTGAAGAAAGAAGCTTCGCCTGGTCTGTTTAGCCGTTTATTCAAAGCGCTTGGTAGCTTCTTATTCGGCGGTTCTCAAGAAGTAAAAGAAGAGCCGAAACAACAAGAAGAGAAAAAACCTAGTCGCGACAACAAGCGTAATAAGCGAGATCGCAACGATCGCCGTCGTAGTAATCAACGTGATAACCGCGACAATCGAGATAATCGAGATAACCGCGATAACCGTCGCCGTCGTAAGCCTCGCGACGAGCAAGCTACTGAGCAGAATAATACTCAGCAGCAACAAGCAACTGGCAATAAACAGCAAAACCGTAACCAGAAGCGTAAGCCTAGAGCTCAACAAGCAGAAAATGCTCAAGAGCAAAAACCGAATGCAAAAGTAGCGGAAAAAGGCCTTCAACTTGCAGCCGAAGCTCGTTCTGAAACAAAACCTGAAAGCAGCAAAGCGAAACCAAACGCTAACGCTAAAACAGAAAAAGTTAAAGAACGTCGCCAACGTCGTAAACTAAACAAATCGGTTCGCGTTAAAGATCAGCAGGCTGCTGAACAAGCTGAAGAAACACTAGTTAAAGCTACTGAGTCTGTTGAAGCACCAGCAGAGAAACCAGTAGTAGAGGCAGTAGAAACTCAGCAAGAAGGCAAGCAAGCCGAGTCAAAACAGCGTCGTAATCGTCGTTCACCGCGTCACCTTCGTGCAAGTGGTCAACGTCGTCGCCGCGGTCGCGATCGTCGCCCTAACCCATTCCGCCTGCGTAAAGGTGGTGTTGCATCTCCAGAAATGGCGATGGGTAAAGTGATGCCGCGTTACGTTCCAAAACCAGCGCCGAAGAAGGAAGAGCGAGTTAAGGAAGAAGCAGTAGCCGCTGCAGTACCGACAATGCAAGGTGGTTTCGCTTGCCCTGAAATGGCAATGGGTAAAGTGATTGTTCGTCGTGAACTGCCAGTCGTTGCAGAGCCTAAAGCTCAAGAAGCGGTTAAAGTTGAAGCGCCTGTTATTGAACCAATGGTTAGTGAACCTGCTGTTGTTGAGAAAGCACCTGCGACACCAATCGTTGAAGAAAAGGCACCAGTTGTTGAAGTAACTGAACCAGTAGCAGAAACGACAACAACAGAACAACCTGTAGAACCAGTAGTTGAAGCTGTTGCTGAAACCACTGAAACGGTAGAAGAGGTGAAAACACCAGCTCCTGCTGAAGTTCAGGAGATTGTCGTGGATGTGACCAAAGCAGTCGCTAAGCCAAACGCAAGTGCACCAATGACAAAAGCACCGGGCCCTCAAGAGCTGCGTGAAATTGAAGTTGCTGCGGCACCATTTAAAGCTGATCGCTACCAGCCAAAAGGCGCAGGTAGTCAAGTAGCGAAAAACCGAGCTTCTGCAGCGATGACTAAACCAAACTTCAACTAG